Part of the Kitasatospora sp. NBC_01266 genome, CGCCCCGCGCGTAAGCCACACCATCGAGATGCCGATCAGACCGGCCGATCGGGCGCTAGCTCACCGCGCCCAGCCATGCGGTCCATGATCTCGCTGAGCTTGCGGGCCCCCGATGGCGTTCCCTTCAAGAACACCATCCCGTGCCCGTCGTCGGACCACCCCGCCTGCGCCCTCACCAGGTCGGCACCCCGCAGTCCGAACTCTGCTAGCACGAAGTTCAGTTGCTTGGCAGCGGCCCGCGCCTCAAGCCACGCCGCCTCAGAGGGCGGTACGCAAGGATTCGCCCGACTTATCCCTGTCGCGGGATTGACCTGCAGGACAGGGCAGTTCGCGGGCCTCCCACTGCCCTCGCGGCCTGGGATCGGGACAGAGGGCTGTCCCAGCCGGGGCTCAGCGGCATACTGCGGTCATGAGTGAGGAATCGGCACGACTGGCGCGAGCCCTCGTCGAGTTCCGTGAGGCCGAAGGCATCTCGGAGCGCGAGCTCGCACGACGTACCTGGCTGAGTCACGCGACCATCAGGACCTTCGAACGCGACCGCGCGGGCCTGCCCACTCCGACCGTGGCCCGAACGTTCGAGGAAGTCCTCGGCTGGGCTCCGGGGAGCATCAAGGCCACGCCGTCCGAGGCGACGGGCCTTGTGTCATCGGCCGATTCGAGCTCAGGCCTCAAGTAGGCGCGCTGGTCAGGCCTGCTTGCCGGACGGCTACGGTCGCGGCAGGGCGAACAGGCCCGGTTCGGGCTCTGCCAGGATGTTGCGCCCGGTCAGGCGCTTGAGCTTCAAACGGACGTTGTTGATGTTGTTCGGAGCCGGGTCCAGGTCCATCGCCTCGCACACGCCCCGCGCGCGCAGCGGACCGTCTGCCTGGGCGAACACCACCATGATTTCCTGGTAGGCCGCCCCGTCCGGCACCTGCGGGGCGGACGCCGACGGCGCGGGCGGGTCCGGGTCGGGCAGCCCCAGCAGCGTCTTGCGGGTGATCCGCACTTCCTCGGCGGCCCGATCGAGCTCGTCCAGCACGGCGATGAGCCGCGTGATCTGCTCGCGGGTCTCTTCGGCCTGCGCGGCGATCTCTCGCTCGCGCTTCTCCAGACGCACCAGCACCGCCCCCAGGGTCAGGTCCCCGCTGGTCACGCGCCGCGCCATGACATCGCGCCGCCGGTCAGCCGACGGGTCATCACGTCGCTTATCGCCCAGTAGACCCGGGACTCGGCCGAGGCGGGGCGGTGCTCGTAGTCACGTACCAGTCGCCGGTGCAGCATCAAGATCCCGTTCGTCTGCTCCACCCGCCACCGGATCGGCTGCGGGACGAACCCGGTCTCGGCAGGGTTGCGTTCGACGATTTCGACGTCGATGCCCACCTGCTTGCCGTGGTCCACAACGGTCTTCTTGAACCCCTGGTCCACCAGGGCCTTCGTCACGGTGTCGCCACTGGCTACTGCGACCTTGTCGAGCAGGGCGGTGCCGAAGGCGTTGTCGTGGACGGAGGCGGCCAGCACGACCACGGCGATCACCAGGCCCAGCACGTCCACGGCAAGGCCCCGCTTGCGGCCGGGCACCTTCTTCGCCACGTCGCGTCCCGTCGTCTTGGCCGGCACCCCGGCCGCCGCGTGCAGGCTCTGGGTGTCGAGCACCACCAGGCTGGGGTCGGCTAATCGGCCCCTCTTCTCGCGGACCTGCCAGCGCAGCAGGTCATGAATGACCTGGTCGGTGCCGTCATTGCGCCACGTGTAGAAGTAGTACTTCACCGCGCCGGCGGGTGGCAGGTCGTGCGGGAGGTAGTCCCACTGGCAGCCGGTCCGGGACTGGTAGAGCAGCGCGTTGACGATCTCCCGCATCTCGTAGCGGCCTTCGTGGCCGCTGACCGAGGGATGCTGGACCTTCCACGAGGTGATCACCGGCTCGATCAGCGCCCAGCGTTCGTCGGACAAGTCGCTCTTGTAGGGCTTGCGGTCGCTCACGCAGTCACCTCAGCACGGCGCCAGCCCCGCGACCTGCCAGAGGTAGCAAGGCCACACGTTCAGGCGACGACAGAACGGACTTAATCTCTCATTCCGCCCACTCATAGTTGACCCCCTCCAGCACCGAGCCACCCCCGAGGAAGAATCTTCCCTCCTCCTCGCTGCTGTCCAACTCGCCCATGGCGCCCCCTTCGGACTTCTCACTCATGCCCCGTCCGCCCGCACGCGTCGTGACCGAGACCCCTCCGTTTGGCCACCAACTGTAACAACCTCATCACGCCAAGCATGGGAGGCATGGGCAAAAAATCCTTTGCCAACGGCATAGTCGCTAGCTGCAACCTGCTACACAGCCGACCCAGTTGCAATGCCGGAAGTTGGCCGCGTATCGTCAAGACAGCTCGCGGGACTCAGCCTTGTCTGTTCTCTCGGGAAGCCCCACTCATCGGCCGGCGCCCAGGAGACGCTGAACCCCTGCGCGCCGGTAGAGCTGCACAGGGGTCCAGTGGGGATCGGTCAGACGGTGCCGAAGTCGCCCGCCTTGACCCCAGCGACGAACGTTGACCAGGCACCCGCCGTAACCACTAGGGCGGGCCCCTGAGGGTCCTTCGAGTCGCGGACGGGCACGATGCCGGGGAAGCTGGGCGCCACTTCAACACACGAGCCGCCGTTGCCGCTGTGGCTCGACTTGAACCAGGAAGCGCTGGACAGGTCTAGGTCGGTCATGGGTTCAGTTCCTCTCTTGCCTTGCAGATCAGGTCAAGGGATGCGGCCTTCGAAAGCGCTTCCACCTGTAGCCGATGGTAGGCCCTCTCCCACGCCCTTACTGTCTCGTCCCCCCTCACTACGTAGCCCTGCTCAACCGACTCTGTGTACCCGACCACCGAGCGGTCCGGGAAGGTCAGCAGGGTCATGAACGCTCGGAACGGGATGTGCTCGGCCAGACTGAACGGGGCGATCTGGATGATCACGTGGGGCCGACGTGCCAGCTTGACCAAGTGATCAAGCTGAGCCCCCATGATGGCCGGACTTCCGACAGGGCGCCGGATACA contains:
- a CDS encoding helix-turn-helix domain-containing protein, encoding MSEESARLARALVEFREAEGISERELARRTWLSHATIRTFERDRAGLPTPTVARTFEEVLGWAPGSIKATPSEATGLVSSADSSSGLK
- a CDS encoding IS5 family transposase, giving the protein MSDRKPYKSDLSDERWALIEPVITSWKVQHPSVSGHEGRYEMREIVNALLYQSRTGCQWDYLPHDLPPAGAVKYYFYTWRNDGTDQVIHDLLRWQVREKRGRLADPSLVVLDTQSLHAAAGVPAKTTGRDVAKKVPGRKRGLAVDVLGLVIAVVVLAASVHDNAFGTALLDKVAVASGDTVTKALVDQGFKKTVVDHGKQVGIDVEIVERNPAETGFVPQPIRWRVEQTNGILMLHRRLVRDYEHRPASAESRVYWAISDVMTRRLTGGAMSWRGA
- a CDS encoding DUF397 domain-containing protein; its protein translation is MTDLDLSSASWFKSSHSGNGGSCVEVAPSFPGIVPVRDSKDPQGPALVVTAGAWSTFVAGVKAGDFGTV